A single region of the Bicyclus anynana chromosome 16, ilBicAnyn1.1, whole genome shotgun sequence genome encodes:
- the LOC112049051 gene encoding uncharacterized protein LOC112049051: MAFKMGQVTVIMAFMVTIARAIDVNVTGEWEPERGWEVACSWQTLPNDTLQSVRLYFNDQQFMVYRPELHGRRVYDVLRGTDKVMTVNCTALTYRAQEGQCLLLLEPIQPPDGNYNYSCEVSGERPWFRIAKKDYVIRAFVPPSDATLTSKQQDDSSLNRVVMNCSSAGLPAPTLSWTVGDDKVQADFSGRSWSQTSKLWHVWSYLSYTRNDDSQVLCSPEVTSDDEIVRGKAAEYNSANNLSLIGAAELTAIVLTLNNV; the protein is encoded by the exons TAACAATAGCCCGAGCGATAGACGTAAACGTCACGGGCGAATGGGAGCCCGAGCGAGGATGGGAGGTGGCTTGCAGTTGGCAGACCCTGCCGAATGACACGCTGCAGTCTGTGAGGCTCTACTTCAATGATCAACAGTTCATGGTCTATAGACCTGAG TTACACGGTCGACGTGTCTACGACGTTTTACGCGGTACCGACAAGGTGATGACAGTTAACTGCACCGCCTTAACCTACAGAGCTCAGGAAGGTCAATGCCTTCTATTATTGGAGCCCATCCAACCCCCTGACGGCAACTATAACTACTCCTGCGAGGTTTCCGGCGAGAGACCCTGGTTTAGGATCGCGAAAAAGGACTATGTGATACGTGCATTCG TTCCACCATCAGATGCGACCCTAACAAGCAAACAGCAGGACGACTCATCCTTGAACCGAGTGGTTATGAACTGTTCCTCCGCTGGTCTGCCGGCGCCAACCCTATCGTGGACAGTCGGTGATGATAAG GTCCAAGCGGACTTCTCTGGTCGTTCATGGAGTCAGACATCAAAACTATGGCACGTTTGGTCCTATCTCTCGTACACAAGAAACGATGATTCCCAAGTACTGTGCAGTCCTGAAGTCACTTCAGACGATGAGATTGTTAGAGGGAAAGCAGCGGAGTACAATTCTGCGAATAATTTGAGCTTGATCG GTGCAGCAGAGTTAACCGCAATTGTTTTAACTCTAAATAACGTTTAG